One genomic segment of Chitinophaga sancti includes these proteins:
- a CDS encoding DUF1735 domain-containing protein gives MSDNKFYLIKIQHVFMKRYGVAILLLILVSCTKKDDALTELARELGSYKYSYIETGNAIILNGVTSGEKTLTYRGFPVSLTGKASGETVVTATIDTSLIASYNTLYNETNPSISATAFLPSFNGSYRIAAGEITATDSLYITLNDASKLKDSTLYLVPVRLTANNGGQISTSIVFFKMMVTISPVNLYINGGSSFGYSYPYARNGSQYWGLYLSKDASGQPIGPASLNISVAAGVSYPSDELHAYAVTDVSDSLITAFSAAAYTTYERFPEGTYAITKSSATVAPNTLYSKDSLTVSFSNYSAFKPGTFYLMGVKLVTDSNDPLSAPARKGVTSYALFSFYIFQ, from the coding sequence ATGTCAGACAATAAATTTTATCTCATCAAAATTCAGCATGTATTTATGAAAAGATATGGTGTCGCAATATTATTATTAATACTGGTGTCCTGTACGAAGAAAGATGATGCGCTGACTGAGCTGGCAAGGGAATTAGGATCCTACAAATATTCCTATATAGAGACAGGTAACGCTATAATTTTAAATGGAGTAACGTCAGGAGAAAAAACGCTGACTTACCGCGGATTTCCGGTGTCCCTGACAGGCAAAGCTTCGGGAGAGACGGTGGTGACGGCTACTATTGATACCTCGCTCATTGCTTCTTACAATACATTATACAATGAAACCAATCCTTCCATTAGTGCAACTGCTTTTCTGCCATCATTTAACGGAAGCTACCGGATTGCTGCCGGTGAAATTACGGCTACAGATTCGCTGTACATCACATTAAATGATGCATCAAAACTGAAAGACAGCACCCTCTACCTGGTTCCGGTCAGACTGACTGCTAATAATGGAGGACAGATTTCTACATCTATCGTGTTCTTCAAAATGATGGTGACCATTTCACCGGTGAATCTTTATATTAATGGAGGCTCCAGTTTCGGGTATAGTTATCCCTACGCACGAAATGGTAGCCAGTACTGGGGGTTATACCTTTCGAAAGATGCCTCCGGTCAGCCTATTGGTCCGGCTTCCCTTAACATAAGTGTGGCGGCAGGGGTGAGTTATCCTTCTGATGAATTGCATGCCTATGCAGTGACAGACGTTAGCGATTCACTCATCACTGCTTTTTCAGCAGCAGCATATACGACCTACGAACGGTTCCCCGAGGGTACTTATGCAATTACGAAATCCAGTGCGACTGTAGCCCCCAATACTTTGTACAGCAAAGATAGTCTCACAGTATCATTCAGTAACTATTCCGCATTTAAGCCAGGTACCTTTTACCTCATGGGGGTAAAGCTGGTGACAGATTCGAATGATCCTTTAAGCGCACCCGCCAGAAAAGGGGTGACATCTTATGCGTTGTTTAGTTTTTACATTTTTCAATAA
- a CDS encoding TlpA disulfide reductase family protein, with translation MRCKVSMLLLLLAGSFGMAKAQQHFVIKGKLGHVKEPAKVFIMYRNRYIQTDSAEVKNNEFTLSGSVDLKQRVNIFMRQGGERVNSGRISDQVAIYLEDGVIEITSPDSLTHAKVGGSQLNKDQQEMVKSVGNLKELQAGIVEKFKNEPDSVKRMQLMDDYKQLDVLLQTNLVGFIQSHPNSLVAMHALKNNFNPTDNVELASSLYNAMSDSVKASSSGEIYKESIENVFKLGIGKTAPDFAAKDLLGTEKHLSDFRGKYVLLDFWASWCGPCRRESPNLVSSYEKFRSKKFEIISFSVDKEAADWKKAVEKDQYTWTNLVDYIDPNTSIAKLYGITALPTNFLLDPTGKIIALNLRGEELEKQLTAILN, from the coding sequence ATGAGGTGTAAAGTAAGTATGCTGTTATTATTGCTGGCGGGTTCCTTTGGCATGGCAAAGGCACAGCAGCATTTTGTAATCAAAGGAAAGCTGGGCCATGTAAAAGAGCCGGCGAAGGTATTTATTATGTATAGGAATAGATACATACAGACAGATTCTGCCGAAGTGAAGAATAATGAATTCACTTTGTCAGGGTCAGTGGACCTGAAACAACGGGTAAACATTTTTATGCGGCAGGGTGGTGAGAGGGTGAATTCAGGAAGGATCTCCGACCAGGTCGCTATTTATCTCGAAGATGGGGTGATAGAAATAACATCACCTGACTCATTAACGCATGCAAAGGTAGGTGGTTCACAGCTTAATAAGGACCAGCAGGAAATGGTAAAAAGTGTTGGTAACCTGAAAGAATTACAGGCGGGTATTGTTGAGAAATTTAAGAACGAACCAGATTCTGTAAAGCGGATGCAACTGATGGATGATTATAAGCAACTGGATGTATTACTGCAAACCAACCTGGTTGGATTTATCCAGTCACATCCTAACTCACTGGTGGCGATGCATGCATTGAAGAATAATTTTAATCCCACTGATAATGTAGAACTGGCATCCAGCCTGTATAATGCGATGTCTGACTCCGTAAAGGCTTCCTCATCCGGGGAGATATATAAAGAGTCTATTGAAAATGTATTTAAACTGGGTATTGGTAAAACCGCGCCTGATTTTGCTGCCAAAGATCTGTTGGGAACTGAAAAGCATTTATCAGATTTCAGAGGGAAATATGTATTGCTTGATTTCTGGGCCAGCTGGTGCGGCCCTTGTCGCAGAGAGAGCCCGAACCTTGTGAGTAGTTATGAAAAGTTCAGGAGTAAGAAATTTGAAATCATCAGTTTCTCGGTAGATAAGGAGGCCGCTGACTGGAAGAAAGCGGTAGAAAAAGACCAGTATACCTGGACAAACCTGGTTGATTATATAGACCCTAACACATCAATTGCTAAACTGTATGGTATAACGGCATTGCCTACAAATTTTCTGTTAGATCCTACGGGGAAAATCATAGCACTGAATCTCAGGGGAGAGGAGTTGGAAAAACAATTGACTGCAATTTTAAATTAA
- a CDS encoding TlpA disulfide reductase family protein: MKRIFIVLGLLWCNGVKGQELKDTVAYAATLDAYQYKFADTAGVQHSLQEFEGKYIYLDIWASWCYPCRKEYPFLKELEHVVDPRKIEVVSISIDEQEYRWKGGMNGYGMNGGVQWWASDTMFVKTFRIDRIPRFILLDKKGNIMQFSMTRPSNEQTITFLKKLK, translated from the coding sequence ATGAAAAGAATATTTATCGTACTAGGTCTGTTGTGGTGTAATGGCGTGAAAGGGCAGGAGTTGAAAGATACAGTGGCTTATGCTGCAACACTGGATGCTTATCAGTACAAGTTTGCAGATACCGCCGGCGTGCAACATTCATTACAGGAGTTCGAAGGGAAATATATATACCTGGACATTTGGGCTTCCTGGTGTTATCCATGTCGTAAGGAATATCCCTTTCTTAAAGAGCTGGAACACGTAGTCGATCCACGGAAGATAGAAGTGGTTAGTATATCAATAGACGAGCAGGAATACCGCTGGAAGGGAGGGATGAATGGATATGGGATGAATGGAGGGGTACAATGGTGGGCCAGTGATACAATGTTTGTAAAGACCTTCCGGATAGACCGGATCCCACGATTTATACTGCTGGATAAAAAAGGGAACATCATGCAGTTTTCAATGACACGTCCGTCGAATGAACAAACCATTACTTTCTTAAAAAAACTTAAATAA
- a CDS encoding RagB/SusD family nutrient uptake outer membrane protein: MNKLICFLLMVIVFTGCKKFLDVNPSTQTVNPTTIADFQEMLNSDSLAIGNYMLSDLMSDDVRLTDVELSGQDNFYTRTYLWSNVIWNPADEDYMYNSSYTRILQMNIIMSRVGSAPQDSVNTVENRSNVISQALIQRSYYYLQLANIYGAGYNSATATTDLAVPLVLSPDASAKPSRATVQEVYDKVITDLRQAVNNPYLSGMGRNIIHPGKAAGYALLSRAYLYKAAFDSALLYADSSLALAGSLMDISSSYSGPTQLIDLRTNPEILMAKVAYERNFYSLSNYSFQLSSSLYSLLSYYDGRYNTRLSGYYYRTSTYNGATTLFSDFSVSVPEVMLTKAECLARKGDATGAVTLVNTLAAKRIRSYVALTTGNADTALSYVLRERRRELFVRGGLRLFDLKRFNVNTNTQVTLTRKQDDSTVIATLPPLSGRYVMPFTQTVLANNPNMVQNVRQ, from the coding sequence ATGAATAAGTTGATTTGTTTTTTACTGATGGTAATTGTGTTCACCGGTTGTAAAAAATTCCTTGATGTGAATCCATCTACACAGACTGTTAATCCTACGACTATAGCTGACTTCCAGGAGATGTTGAATTCAGACTCACTGGCTATTGGCAATTATATGCTGTCTGATCTGATGAGTGATGATGTGCGTTTGACAGATGTGGAATTGAGCGGGCAGGATAATTTTTATACCCGCACTTACCTGTGGAGCAATGTGATATGGAATCCTGCTGATGAAGATTACATGTATAACAGCTCTTATACCCGTATTCTGCAAATGAATATTATCATGAGCAGGGTTGGTTCCGCACCACAGGATTCTGTTAATACCGTGGAGAACCGGAGTAATGTGATCTCACAGGCGCTCATTCAGCGAAGCTACTATTATTTACAACTGGCGAATATTTACGGGGCCGGATATAACAGTGCGACCGCAACAACTGATCTGGCAGTGCCTTTAGTGCTGTCACCAGATGCATCTGCCAAGCCATCCAGGGCAACTGTACAAGAGGTGTATGACAAAGTGATCACTGATTTGCGACAGGCGGTGAATAACCCTTATCTGTCAGGTATGGGCCGTAATATTATCCATCCCGGAAAGGCCGCAGGCTATGCACTATTGTCTCGTGCTTATCTCTATAAGGCTGCTTTTGATTCCGCATTATTATATGCAGATTCTTCATTGGCATTGGCTGGTTCCCTCATGGATATTTCATCAAGTTATTCAGGTCCCACACAGTTGATAGACCTGCGCACAAACCCTGAAATCCTCATGGCCAAGGTGGCATATGAGCGGAATTTCTATTCACTGTCTAATTATTCTTTCCAGCTAAGTTCCTCCCTCTATTCCTTACTGTCTTACTATGATGGAAGGTATAATACCCGGCTCAGTGGATATTATTACAGAACGTCTACTTACAATGGTGCCACTACCTTGTTTTCTGACTTCAGCGTAAGCGTTCCCGAAGTAATGCTGACAAAAGCTGAATGCCTGGCCCGTAAAGGAGATGCTACCGGAGCTGTAACCCTTGTCAATACGCTGGCTGCTAAAAGGATCAGGTCTTATGTGGCTTTAACAACGGGTAATGCAGATACTGCTTTGAGTTATGTATTGAGAGAACGCCGTCGTGAGTTGTTTGTACGTGGTGGGTTACGCCTATTCGATCTGAAGCGCTTCAATGTGAATACCAATACGCAGGTTACCCTGACCAGGAAGCAGGATGACAGTACGGTGATAGCCACCTTACCACCTTTGTCCGGCAGGTACGTAATGCCATTTACGCAAACAGTACTGGCCAACAATCCTAATATGGTGCAGAATGTCAGACAATAA